TCGCCGTATCGTGGCTGTATGTGTCGCAGGCTTTCTGTGTAAGAATGACCTGAAGGTCGGGATGAGCAGCTTTTGGGTAATCTATCTCATCGCGGTCATATACAACTTCTGATTTGGAAGCACCGCCGCGGGCTTCAGGCCCATATGCCTGGCTCTGTACTGAATTAAGGCCCTCTGTGTTGAGTGCAGCGGCCTCACCCAGGATCACTGCGGCAAGGATTACTCCCTGTCCGCCGGATCCAGCTACGCGAATTTCATAACGATCGCTCATGATCCGTTACCCCCTATACCCTTGCCTGAGCGCGCTTTATAATTTCATCATAGCGCTCAGTGTATTCGCGGGCGTCTTCCACATTGACGAATTCCCCGATTATAATCTTGCCCTTAAGCTCTTCAGGACTCATGGAATCAGCTTTTGCCTTCATGACTGAATTATCCTTCAGGTAATTGAAGTTATCCATAGGACGGCTGCGCTTGTTCTTACGTCCAAACTGCGTGTGGCAGTAGGTGACGATTTCGACCATAGCGAACCCTTTCTTTTGGTGTTCTATTGCCTTCTTGAGTATCTGCTCGCACATTGCCGGCTGGGCTACCGTTACACGTGCGACGTAAGTTGCTCCGGCACCTTCCGCCAGCTTGCAGATATCAAATGTAGGGTCTATCGAACCGTAAGGGGCTGTCGCAGCAAATGCGCCCTCAGGTGTCGTCGGTGACGCCTGTCCGCCTGTCATGCCATAGATATTGTTGTTCATGACTATGGCAGTGATCCCAATGTTGCGGCGGCATGCGTGTATAAAGTGATTACCGCCTATTGCAGTACTGTCGCCGTCTCCCATTACATTGACAATCGTAAGATCAGGATTTGCAAGTTTTACGCCGGTTGCAAAAGCGAGAGAGCGGCCGTGTGCTGTGTGCAGCGTACATGCGTCAATATAACCAGGCATACGGCTTGAACAGCCTATGCCTGAGGAGATGCAGATTTTTTCTTTGGGAATCTCAAGATCAGCAAGTGCGCGAAGTATTGCATGCATGATTATCCCATGTCCGCAGCCCGGGCACCATATATGAGGCATAAACTTTGTGCGTAAAAGTTTTTTTACATCTTCGCGGGGCATGGTTACGCCACCTCCTTGATGAAGGACATGATCTCTGCCGGTTTGTAAAGCTCGCCATTGATAAGATTTCTGGCATGGACTTCACATCTGCCTTTAACGGTTCTCTCTACTTCGAGGACCATTTGTCCTGCGTTAAGTTCAGGAACTATAATATGTTTCACTCTCTTGGAAAGTTCAGCTATTTCCTTGTCCGGGAACGGCCAGAGCGTGATAGGACGGAAATGCCCGACTTTAACGCCTTCCAGCCGGAGTTCACGGATCGCGCGAAGTGCCGAGCGCGAAACACTGCCATAAGAGACGACTGCTACTTCGGCGTCCTCCATGTTATCTTCTGTATATTCAACTATCTCGTCGCGGCATCTGTCGACTTTACGTATGATGCGCGTTGCTTTCTTCTCAATATCTGGTGCGTCGTTTGTCGGGAAGCCCCAGTCATTGCTGGTAAGTCCAGTTACATGCCAGCGGTAACCGTCACCGAATGCCGCCATGGGGGGAATATCATCTTCGTCTGCGAGGTACGGTATGAATTCATCAGGGCAGACTGTCGGCTTCTTGCGGTTTACAATTGGGAACGAGCCCTCTTCGGGGATGACAATTTTTTCACGCATATGTCCGATAATCTCGTCCGCCATTATAAGTACGGGCTGACGGAAGCGTTCTGCGTTGTTGAATGCCTTGATCGCTATAGTGTAGCACTCCTGGATCGAGCTGGGAGCGTATGCGATGGTCGCGTGGTCACCGTGGGTCCCCCATTTGGCCTGCATCACGTCTGCCTGAGAGACCTTCGTGGGAAGTCCGGTAGAAGGGCCGCCGCGCTGTACATCTGCAACTACTATAGGTATTTCGGCCATATATGCATAGCCGAGAAGTTCCTGCTTAAGTGATATTCCGGGTCCTGAGCTGCCGGTCATTGCTTTCATTCCTGCTATAGAGGCTCCGATAGCGGCCGCTATCCCGCCGATTTCATCTTCCATCTGAATGAATTTCCCACCTAGCTTCGGCAGTTCTTCAGACATCGTTTCCATGATCTCTGTCGAAGGTGTGATAGGATATCCGCCGAAGAACCTGCATCCTGCGGCGATAGCGCCCATAGCTAAGGCTTTGTTACCCTGCCAGAATTCAACATGGGCCATTGTTAGTCACGCTCCTTAATTGTTATTGCCATATCCGGACATATGTTATCACACTGGTGACAACCAATACAATCGTCAGGACGGGCTGCTGTGCTCTTAACCTTATCGCTTAGTTCAAGAACCTTCTTCGGGCAAATAGCGATACAGAGGCCACATCCCTTGCACCATTTCTCAAAAATATCGATGTTGAACATCTTCGCCAAAAGACCCACCTTCCTTCCCATACATCTAATCAATTTTGTCTGTCAACCATTTAAGTATGCGATTGGCACAACTTTATTTATTATGACAAATTTTTCACATTTATTCAAGCAAAAGATTAAATTCGTTATATTCTGATAATAATGCCTAACTGAAATCAATTGAAAAACGTGGGACCGATGTCCGGTTCCCGCAGGTATTCACCTCGAAGCTTCTCCGGTGCCACAGAGTATCGGCGATATCTTTCACCCATCAGCGGCACCTGTCCTCCAAGGCCTGAAGGACGGGGAATATTTTTATTGGGCAGAGATATAAGTTCCTGATAAAGCTCTCTGTCGGACCCGACAACCAGCCCGTCAGGATAATTGGTGACCAGAGATGCGCATTCTGCGGCTGTACAAAAGCGAGGTGGAATTTCTGTGGTGAGATCCTTCCCGTCAGAAAGGTAAATCGCACAATATACGCTGTTCTTTCTCGCCTTGAGGACAGGAATAAGAGGGACTCCCTTATAGCGCAGGTCATAGACAAACAACTCCATAGTAGAGACAGGGACTACGTTTATGGAGAGAGATTCTGCCAATGCCGCAGCATAGGCTACTCCTGTGCGTATGCCTGTATAATAGCCCGGCCCATTTGCCGCCGCTATCAGGTCTATGTCAGAGAGAGTCATGCATGTTTCGCAAAGAAGTCCGGCGACCATGATCGGAAGCCTTGCGGACTGTGCCCGTCCAAGCTCAAGGTTCATTTCGCCCAGAACTATCCCATCCTGCGATATCCCGATGTCAGTCCATTTTGTAGTACAGTCTATTCCAAGTACAGCCATCACATTCCACCGCCGCATGAAGGTATTTGTGAGATCGCGCCGCAGAGTTTTCCAAAAGCTTTATTTCCGAAAGGTCTGATAGTTATCTCCCTTATATTTTCTCCTTCATCGTTTTCAGCGGGTTTTATGGTTATATCCCATCTGTCTTTGGAAGGAGGCGAGCCCCAGTGTTCGGCCCATTCGACAACAAGAAGGCATCCCCTGTCTATATAGCTCTCAAGGTCAAGCAAATCTGTTTCGGCATATGTCTCTAGCCTGTAAAGATCCGCATGGACAAGAGAGAGATCCCCCTCGTGTTCGGATATGATGATAAAAGTAGGACTCTTGATATTATCATAACCCAGGGCGGATCCTATACCGCTCGTCAGTAGAGTCTTTCCCATGCCAAGGGCTCCGTAAAGCAGTACCGTAAGACCGGCATAGCCTGAACCGCCCAGGAGTGTGCCCAATGATCTTGT
This genomic window from Synergistaceae bacterium contains:
- a CDS encoding 2-oxoacid:acceptor oxidoreductase subunit alpha; this translates as MAHVEFWQGNKALAMGAIAAGCRFFGGYPITPSTEIMETMSEELPKLGGKFIQMEDEIGGIAAAIGASIAGMKAMTGSSGPGISLKQELLGYAYMAEIPIVVADVQRGGPSTGLPTKVSQADVMQAKWGTHGDHATIAYAPSSIQECYTIAIKAFNNAERFRQPVLIMADEIIGHMREKIVIPEEGSFPIVNRKKPTVCPDEFIPYLADEDDIPPMAAFGDGYRWHVTGLTSNDWGFPTNDAPDIEKKATRIIRKVDRCRDEIVEYTEDNMEDAEVAVVSYGSVSRSALRAIRELRLEGVKVGHFRPITLWPFPDKEIAELSKRVKHIIVPELNAGQMVLEVERTVKGRCEVHARNLINGELYKPAEIMSFIKEVA
- a CDS encoding 4Fe-4S dicluster domain-containing protein gives rise to the protein MAKMFNIDIFEKWCKGCGLCIAICPKKVLELSDKVKSTAARPDDCIGCHQCDNICPDMAITIKERD
- a CDS encoding thiamine pyrophosphate-dependent enzyme codes for the protein MPREDVKKLLRTKFMPHIWCPGCGHGIIMHAILRALADLEIPKEKICISSGIGCSSRMPGYIDACTLHTAHGRSLAFATGVKLANPDLTIVNVMGDGDSTAIGGNHFIHACRRNIGITAIVMNNNIYGMTGGQASPTTPEGAFAATAPYGSIDPTFDICKLAEGAGATYVARVTVAQPAMCEQILKKAIEHQKKGFAMVEIVTYCHTQFGRKNKRSRPMDNFNYLKDNSVMKAKADSMSPEELKGKIIIGEFVNVEDAREYTERYDEIIKRAQARV
- the tsaE gene encoding tRNA (adenosine(37)-N6)-threonylcarbamoyltransferase complex ATPase subunit type 1 TsaE; the encoded protein is MHCRMLLNNVTVVTTSSPEETRSLGTLLGGSGYAGLTVLLYGALGMGKTLLTSGIGSALGYDNIKSPTFIIISEHEGDLSLVHADLYRLETYAETDLLDLESYIDRGCLLVVEWAEHWGSPPSKDRWDITIKPAENDEGENIREITIRPFGNKAFGKLCGAISQIPSCGGGM
- the tsaB gene encoding tRNA (adenosine(37)-N6)-threonylcarbamoyltransferase complex dimerization subunit type 1 TsaB; this translates as MAVLGIDCTTKWTDIGISQDGIVLGEMNLELGRAQSARLPIMVAGLLCETCMTLSDIDLIAAANGPGYYTGIRTGVAYAAALAESLSINVVPVSTMELFVYDLRYKGVPLIPVLKARKNSVYCAIYLSDGKDLTTEIPPRFCTAAECASLVTNYPDGLVVGSDRELYQELISLPNKNIPRPSGLGGQVPLMGERYRRYSVAPEKLRGEYLREPDIGPTFFN